From Temnothorax longispinosus isolate EJ_2023e chromosome 3, Tlon_JGU_v1, whole genome shotgun sequence, one genomic window encodes:
- the LOC139810056 gene encoding uncharacterized protein gives MDSILYRINQQLTSSHFIANAYDNFIGADSTGITRLRIERYLSTLEALWIRFNKQHDELLMTIAGLAIEERLPALSHSYFSEQIQSETHVCYLAVVEQLKALLVTERPSIAGSSLNPSLDRPIVESSALIQSLDRPIVASSSSSQFLEQPVAVSSSSTQAQTTENLVTNGYQSIHARLPYIKIPNFDGDPTKWLSFRDLFSSLVLDKKHLTDVEKLQYLKTSLTDTAAHLIENTTLTSENLTRAWNSLLSFYDNPRLQVNTELQAIFNLKAMTKESASELEHLYTTFVQHYRTLQTLQRPVATWDDMIVFMITQRLDSESVNPQCTIWVSVTRANFESSGAISKEMNDRTLRVKAWENKLGSSKVPPSWPDLNEFLITRLFTLKAYEKSRVGKGGWKPQKATAKAHFQGKSGDSSSFKVSNCPICNQKHYVAKCPKYVDETVAQKLALVAKHKLCYNCLGKHRVANCKVTKRCRTCDRKHHTTIHRADTYSSAKDAKLESTTQSNPVVTGQDTAKVLHSNIDKTVTASCVLLPTAQVWIISEKGEVRKTRALLDQGSEISLISERVVQQLKLPRTRASLMLTGIGELFGPELNLTVSAYILPKLTTSIPSVKLQPGLWPHLEGIRLADPDFLKPGSIDLIIGADIYGSLLESKLIKGDVGTPVAQATKLGWVTSGPTTLETSLVNRQSYHVSISQELYDLVYKFWELEEVPSSTIPILSKEEQDCEDHFLSTHKRDETGRYIIKLPFKSNPSKLGNSKDKALRIIRSLAGRFKTNSNYFNLYSDFMVESRNLGHMQIVPSSESEPSLVYYLPHHGVLREQNLTTKLRVVFNGSSPTTTGVSLNDLLHTGAKLQIDLFDVLLWFRLFLYVFIADIEKMFRQIKVDPSDWDYQRIFWLDSLLQITTFALTTVIYGQVCSPFLAIRALVQLIKDEGHQYPLAIPIMEKGRYVDGGADSIQETQNKVAHLDKLCMAGGFLLKKWMSNHPNVLENIPPDRKITSHSISFNKGETVHVLGLSWNALTDSFEFTFELLTLTTITKRTVMSTIAKFFDPMGFLSPVTIVGKIFVQELWSIKLDWDDPLPEKLIQKWTDFVSSLHNTPKFEFPRWIGWTASSLIEIHGYCDASQQAMAAVVFAKVTSSEGKVTVSFIASKTKVAPIKKLSSLVIVDAHARTFHGGVQDTLFFIRNNYWIIGDRVVVRSFIFKCVVCTRFRQERAHQIMGQLPTERINPSRSFEHSGVDYAGPFTTKTWKGRNAKTYKTYIALFVCYSTSAIHLELVTDYTTEAFLAAYKRFTSRRGICSTLSSDCGTNFKGADAELRKLFLASSKESEELAKLLARDGTQWKFNPPAAPHFGGKWEAGVKSVKTHLNKVVGDQLLTYEEMNTLLIQIEAVLNSRPLCPQSDDPTDISALTPGHFLIGQALTTIPKPSLDGVKVSHLSRWQLLRKMLEDFWKQWSRDCLQRHFAVYKWNNAVPSIKEGSLVLVVDERYPPAKWPLGRVVKTHPGQDGHTRVVTTIESETEFDWHADVSVTSKEALQHGSEAMEDTSLDIYD, from the exons ATGGATTCGATACTCTATCGTATTAATCAACAACTCACGTCGAGTCATTTCATAGCAAACGCCTATGATAATTTCATCGGTGCAGATTCCACGGGAATTACAAGGCTAAGAATAGAAAGATACTTGTCAACCCTGGAGGCTCTTTGGATTAGGTTCAATAAACAGCATGACGAACTTTTAATGACAATCGCTGGACTTGCAATAGAAGAAAGGTTGCCAGCTCTATCTCATTCGTATTTTTCTGAACAGATACAATCCGAAACACATGTGTGTTATTTAGCTGTTGTTGAACAGCTAAAGGCTCTTCTCGTTACAGAGAGACCTAGTATAGCAGGTTCTTCGTTGAATCCATCTTTGGACCGACCGATTGTAGAAAGTTCCGCTTTGATTCAATCTTTAGATCGACCTATCGTAGCAAGCTCTTCGTCTAGTCAATTTCTAGAGCAACCAGTAGCAGTAAGTTCGTCGTCAACTCAAGCTCAAACTACGGAGAACTTGGTGACAAACGGTTATCAAAGTATACATGCTAGGCTTCCTTATATCAAAATTCCTAATTTTGACGGAGATCCAACGAAGTGGCTTAGTTTTAGAGATTTATTTTCATCTCTTGTCTTAGacaaaaaacatttaacaGACGTTGAGAAATTACAATATCTAAAAACAAGTTTAACCGACACCGCAGCTCACTTGATTGAGAACACAACCCTCACTTCTGAAAACTTAACAAGGGCATGGAATTCATTATTGTCCTTCTATGATAATCCTAGACTTCAAGTTAACACGGAATTACAAGcgatctttaatttaaaagctaTGACAAAAGAATCTGCTAGTGAGCTAGAACATTTGTATACTACTTTTGTTCAACATTACAGAACCTTACAAACGTTACAACGCCCTGTGGCAACGTGGGATGATATGATCGTTTTCATGATAACACAAAGGTTAGATTCGGAGTCGGTTAACCCTCAGTGTACGATCTGGGTTAGCGTAACCCGAGCGAATTTTGAAAGTAGCGGCGCCATTTCAAAGGAAATGAATG ATCGTACATTGAGGGTTAAAGCTTGGGAGAATAAACTAGGTTCGTCAAAAGTACCACCATCGTGGCCGGATCTTAATGAATTTCTGATTACTCGTCTCTTTACCCTTAAGGCTTATGAGAAATCTCGAGTAGGAAAAGGTGGTTGGAAGCCTCAAAAGGCTACAGCCAAAGCTCATTTCCAAGGAAAATCAGGTGACTCTTCCTCTTTCAAAGTCTCGAATTGTCCTATTTGTAATCAGAAACATTATGTTGCAAAGTGTCCTAAGTATGTTGATGAGACTGTTGCTCAGAAACTAGCACTAGTAGCTAAGCATAAATTATGCTATAATTGTTTAGGAAAGCATAGAGTAGCCAACTGTAAGGTGACAAAACGTTGTAGGACGTGTGATCGGAAGCACCACACAACAATACACAGGGCGGATACTTATTCATCAGCAAAAGATGCGAAATTAGAATCGACAACACAATCGAATCCTGTCGTTACAGGACAGGACACAGCTAAGGTCTTACAttcaaatatagataaaacgGTGACTGCGTCATGTGTATTGTTGCCAACTGCGCAAGTGTGGATAATTTCCGAAAAGGGTGAAGTTAGGAAGACTCGAGCTCTGCTTGATCAAGGATCGGAGATTTCGTTGATTTCCGAGCGTGTTGTGCAGCAACTTAAGTTACCTCGTACTCGTGCATCACTCATGCTAACCGGAATAGGTGAGCTTTTCGGACCTGAATTAAATTTGACTGTTTCAGCTTATATTCTGCCTAAACTTACTACTTCTATTCCATCGGTTAAATTGCAACCCGGTTTGTGGCCTCATTTGGAGGGAATTCGACTGGCCGATCCCGATTTCTTAAAACCCGGTTCGATTGATTTGATAATAGGCGCGGACATTTATGGTTCTTTACTCGAAAGTAAACTAATAAAAGGCGATGTTGGAACGCCAGTAGCGCAAGCTACCAAGTTGGGCTGGGTAACTTCGGGACCAACTACGCTTGAAACTTCCTTAGTTAATAGACAAAGCTATCACGTGTCGATTAGCCAAGAACTTTACGATTTAGTTTATAAATTCTGGGAATTAGAGGAAGTTCCTTCGTCGACAATTCCAATACTTTCTAAGGAAGAACAGGATTGCGAGGATCACTTCCTTTCTACGCATAAAAGAGACGAAACAGGGAGATACATTATTAAACTTCCTTTCAAATCAAATCCGTCTAAACTTGGCAACTCAAAAGATAAGGCTTTGCGAATAATCAGGAGTTTGGCTGGTAGATTCAAGacaaattctaattattttaatctttactCGGATTTTATGGTAGAGTCCAGAAACTTAGGTCACATGCAGATAGTACCTTCATCGGAATCGGAGCCCTCTCTGGTGTACTATCTCCCTCACCATGGCGTATTACGAGAACAGAATCTGACCACTAAGTTGAGAGTTGTGTTTAACGGGTCGAGTCCAACAACTACGGGCGTGTCACTCAACGATTTATTGCACACAGGTGCTAAGTTGCAAATTGATTTGTTCGACGTACTCCTCTGGTTCCGCCTCTTTCTTTATGTTTTCATAGCTGacattgaaaaaatgtttagacAAATAAAGGTTGACCCGTCGGATTGGGACTATCAGAGGATCTTTTGGTTAGATTCATTGTTACAAATCACAACTTTTGCGCTCACAACGGTTATTTATGGTCAGGTCTGCTCACCCTTCTTAGCCATACGTGCTCTCGTACAGTTGATAAAGGATGAGGGACATCAATATCCTTTAGCTATTCCAATCATGGAAAAAGGTAGATACGTAGACGGCGGAGCGGATTCTATTCAGGAAACTCAAAATAAAGTTGCTCATTTGGACAAGCTCTGCATGGCGGGCGGTTTCTTGTTGAAGAAATGGATGAGCAATCACCCTAATGTTTTGGAAAACATACCACCCGATAGAAAGATTACATCTCATTCGATTTCATTTAATAAAGGTGAGACTGTTCACGTATTGGGGCTGTCTTGGAACGCTTTAACGGATTCGTTTGAATTCACATTCGAACTCCTTACATTGACAACTATCACAAAACGGACTGTTATGTCTACGATTGCTAAATTTTTCGATCCAATGGGTTTTTTGTCGCCTGTTACTATTGTCGGCAAGATATTTGTGCAAGAGTTATGGTCAATTAAGTTAGATTGGGATGACCCATTACCGGAAAAACTAATCCAAAAATGGACAGATTTTGTAAGTAGTTTACACAATACGCCAAAATTCGAATTTCCACGATGGATAGGTTGGACAGCTAGTTCACTTATTGAAATACACGGATACTGCGATGCCTCGCAACAGGCCATGGCTGCAGTTGTTTTTGCAAAAGTAACATCGAGCGAAGGTAAAGTCACAGTCAGCTTTATAGCTTCTAAAACAAAGGTTGCGCCTATAAAAAAGCTTTCTTCTTTGGTTATTGTTGACGCTCATGCTCGTACATTCCATGGAGGAGTTCAGGATACTCTTTTCTTCATTAGGAACAATTATTGGATAATTGGAGATCGAGTTGTAGTTCGATCATTCATATTCAAATGTGTAGTCTGTACTCGGTTTCGCCAGGAAAGAGCACATCAAATCATGGGTCAGTTACCTACTGAAAGGATAAACCCATCGCGATCTTTCGAACATTCAGGAGTGGACTATGCAGGTCCGTTTACCACGAAAACTTGGAAAGGTAGGAATGCAAAGACCTACAAAACTTACATAGCTTTGTTCGTTTGTTACTCGACTTCGGCTATACACTTAGAATTGGTTACGGACTACACAACTGAGGCTTTCTTAGCGGCGTACAAACGTTTCACCTCTCGCCGAGGAATTTGTTCAACGTTATCTAGTGATTGCGGTACTAATTTCAAAGGTGCGGATGCCGAGCTTCGTAAGCTCTTTCTAGCCAGCTCCAAGGAGTCAGAAGAATTAGCTAAGCTTCTCGCAAGGGACGGCACACAGTGGAAGTTCAATCCACCTGCGGCTCCTCATTTTGGAGGAAAATGGGAGGCTGGCGTTAAATCGGTTAAAACGCATTTGAACAAGGTAGTCGGTGATCAACTGCTTACGTACGAAGAGATGAATACTTTGCTAATTCAAATAGAAGCTGTGTTGAATTCACGACCCCTTTGTCCGCAGTCTGACGATCCAACCGATATTTCTGCTCTGACCCCGGGTCATTTCCTTATAGGGCAGGCTCTGACTACTATTCCCAAACCATCGTTAGACGGCGTTAAAGTCTCTCACCTTTCTCGGTGGCAACTCCTAAGAAAAATGCTAGAAGACTTTTGGAAACAATGGTCACGTGACTGTCTGCAAAGACATTTTGCGGTATACAAGTGGAACAATGCTGTTCCATCTATAAAAGAAGGTTCTTTGGTTTTGGTAGTTGATGAGAGGTATCCTCCAGCGAAGTGGCCTTTAGGTCGGGTGGTTAAGACTCACCCTGGTCAAGACGGTCATACTAGAGTTGTTACG ACTATTGAGTCTGAGACAGAGTTCGATTGGCACGCGGACGTCTCCGTAACATCAAAGGAGGCATTGCAACACGGCTCAGAGGCGATGGAAGACACCTCGCTCGATATATACGACTGA